Proteins from one Xenopus tropicalis strain Nigerian chromosome 1, UCB_Xtro_10.0, whole genome shotgun sequence genomic window:
- the mrpl35 gene encoding 39S ribosomal protein L35, mitochondrial — MAAACARLGAFLARSGALVRQFSGLSLQSELSATALQRSALNIPYQIRNASGLGAQLCRPVRLSASTALPQAFGNSTTTQNTSILNRIAPLLPSMVHHPVRSLTYFGLRSGKRKTVKSVTDRFLRLHCGLWVRRKAGYKKKLWKKSAARKKRLREHVFCNKTQNKLLDKMTTSFWKRRNWYINDPYQKYHDRTNLRV; from the exons ATGGCGGCGGCCTGTGCTCGGCTGGGAGCTTTCCTGGCACGGTCAGGGGCGCTTGTCAG GCAGTTTTCAGGCCTTTCCCTCCAATCTGAACTTAGTGCAACAG CTCTCCAGAGATCAGCGCTGAACATTCCCTACCAAATAAGAAATGCCTCTGGATTGGGCGCCCAGTTGTGCCGGCCCGTCCGGCTCTCTGCCAGCACAGCGCTTCCACAAGCTTTTGGGAATTCTACAACAACTCAGAATACATCAATTCTCAATAG GATAGCGCCACTCCTTCCAAGCATGGTGCATCATCCTGTGAGGTCCCTGACTTACTTCGGCTTGCGCTCTGGGAAAAGGAAAACCGTGAAGTCTGTCACTGACCGCTTTTTGAGACTGCACTGCGGGCTGTGGGTTAGAAGAAAG GCTGGCTACAAGAAGAAGCTGTGGAAAAAATCAGCAGCGAGGAAGAAGCGCCTACGGGAGCACGTGTTTTGTAACAAGACCCAGAACAAGCTCCTCGACAAGATGACGACCAGCTTCTGGAAGAGGCGCAACTGGTACATTAATGATCCCTACCAAAAGTATCACGACCGAACCAATCTCAGAGTGTAG